gttaaaaaaaaaaacagtacataaataaataacatgtttTTAGACTGTACAGGAGTGACTATAGGCTTGCATAATTAACTGTTTCCTGCTAATGAATGTATTATCGACTTAAAGGTTATGTATTATCGTGACGTGGGAAAGTATGCAGAAAAgccaatatttttattgaagaaataaaaaccaGTGTCTCTGAGGACTGTGATGAATTGTGTTGTTTACCGCGTCTAATATCGACTCCTTTGCTTAAAGCAAACTCAAGTAACCTTAAGAAAATAGGCTCCCTTCTGTACAGTATATCGGTTGCACCGATACAGTCCGAGACAAGCGTCCTGGGGCTTTTATGCTTTGACTAAAGATTCTTCGAAGTGGAACTTCAGTGCGTGAAAGCTAGCAAAAGTAAAACTCCTGTTCGGAACTTTTCACAGAGATGTTTGATGGTGAATCTCCATCTTTTATGTCAAAGCTCGATCCCCTCCCAGACACTCGGCAGGTGCGTGTGGAACAGCTCGGCGAGGTAAGGCACGTGGGACCATTTCAAGAGTTcaacaaataaatcaaagaaTCTTAAAATGAACTGTAGCCAGAATATAGGTTTTGCGCTCCCTCTTACGTGCTCCAGTTAAGAGGCGGGCAGCAGCACTTTGAGCCAACTGGAGACATTTGAGGtcggactggctgactccaaaccAAAGTGCGTTACAGTAACCCGGCCGAGGTGCGATAAGACATGGATTGCTGTTTCGAAGTGCTGTCGTGCGAGATCCCATCCAATCTAATTTCAAATCGGTGTCCAATTTAGTCCCCAAGCTCGGGACTGTTGGCTTCACGTACTGTGTCAAGAGGCCGCTGTGACCGAACACCATCAGCTCTCTTTTCTTGTCATTCAAATTGAAAAAGTTCAAGGCCATTCCAGGTTTTAAGGTCtttaagacaaaataaaagtgGCTTTAGGAGAATGCATCTGCCTTTGTTCAAATCTGACTGTCATCAGCATAGCAACGAAAGGAAATCTCATGCTTTGCCAAGACGAATCCCAGGGGCAACACATagaaagaaaggagaaaaaagCAGGACCCGTGAAATTGAACCTCGTGGAACCCCACCGGGACTCAGAACCGCCGAGCCTTACGCGTACAATTCTATCCGCCAGACAGGGTCTAACCATTCCAAAATGCTACCACTAATGCCCACAAGGTGCTGTGACCGAGCCACGAGGATCGCGCGGTCCACAGTATCGATCGCCTCGGTTAGATCCAGCAAGGCGAGAGCATCGGAACACGAGCAGCGGTTCCTCCGCGCAAACGTCAACGTTCCTACGCATTGAACACGAGCATCGCTGTCCCACGTGCAAAGAAATCCCACCTTTTCACAATACAATTCCCAAATTGAAAGAGTCGACATATTTACCTCCCCCTCCCGCATTTCATGATCGATTCGAACCACTCTAAATTCTAGTCTCACGTTCTATTTTTCAACATTCACACGCAATGACTACACATGTTGCATTTAACGAGTTGCTCATCTTAATTCATGTTACACGGGGAACGTACAAGCCTCCTTACATACGTCGCGCACATTACGCTAATGCAACAGGGTATTTCATGAGAGCAACACACTTCAGCTTGTGGAGGCGCACTGGTTGAAGATTAAAATGTGCAATCTGATCCATGGTCAGTaatgtgtttgacttttgaaacaACCTCCTCCGCCACCGGCAGCCCGATCGCTCGTCTCGCTCATATTCTCACTCTGCTAATTATCAATACACACAGCTGACGACGCGCTAATTAACACTCCTCTCACCAAAGAAATCGTCTCCCCGCAGAAGTGATAAGGTCACCAGCTGCTGAATCAGAGATCTCACAGATCCCCGACGACTGGCCTAGTTCTGTCAGTCCACTCAGACTTTCAACTCCTCTCGTAAGACGGAGGAGGAAGTGATAAATGTTCGCGAAGGTTCCGTCACGCGCGAGAGGTGTGAAAATGCGCTAGGCTGATGAGGTACGTAAAGGGATTTCAAGAGATGCGAGGATGGTGGAGAGCCGGAGGTgcgagtgcgtgcgtgcgtgcgtgcgtgcgtgctttcGCCCGCCGGGGTCGTGGTGCTGATGCAGTAATAAAGACAGATGAGCTCGTCTGCCGCAGCTGTGATTAGGGCTGCaattgtgtgtgcacgtgcgtgcaGAGTAAAGTAGAATGTCTTTCGCCCTTTGGCCTTTTTGGGTTTCTGCGCTCACTGATAAACTGtctatcccaaaaaaaaaaaaaaaaaacccaacccaTTTGTAATGTGAAATCATACTGGCCCAAATTGAGGAGGAGGTGGGACCATTTGGACTCTTCGCAAtgcggtaccttgacttcagAGTGACCCAACTTcagagtttttcaagatagaAGCcgattatttatttctttttgtctcGAGCTGCGACCAAACGAGTGAGTGAGTTAAGTGCGCTAGTTATGGCGGCAGCCAAGGTCACAACAAGCGGCGGTGTGGCAGGTCGTCAACAATTATTCCCAAAACAGGCCAAGTGTTGTTCGTGGACACTCCTAATTGAAGTtcgctttaaaaacaaacataaagcgaagagaattacacgttatGTATTTCACCGAAGGACAAACTTTCTCTTACTAAAGTccgctagtttaatgctaacaaacaatgaaaatgccatagacgggcgaACTGAATTAGCATCGGTGTCACAGAAATTCATTCTAAACCtttgaacatttgaaaacaaatggcaGCTACACCTACAGCAGTTCTCACaggcgtatattctttatcctcagccAAAAAAATCAACTAACATTATTGCAGCTTAGTTGGCCTGGTCTTCTGTGGGTTTTTTCACCATCAAACCTATGTGTAGTATGTCTGTATGTATTGTAAAGCCTTCTGGTGgtcaaggtgcacacaccagaatgagcggcacaatgcccattgaattatcatgatgcgCTAACTGTTATGTTTGCCAAGCCTTAAGTCTGTACATTCTATTTAACTATGTTATTTAACTATATTATTACGGTAAAAGTACAATAGTGGAAAAGGCTATTTTGGTTTTTTGGTTGGTGGTTTTAGGGTGCTGGAACAGATGattgacatttttgggaaagatgACTTTGGGTATGAATGTTTTGAATTATAAGTGTGGTCAATTTAATGAATTGagcttgtaagtcaaggcaccactgagcttttgttgttgttgttgttgttatttaatttacaaaaaaacccaGTAACCCAGTTCaatattaaattacataatcaaTAACAACGAAGGGGCGCTACGGTAGACGAGTGAAGGACGGAAACTGTATGCTAACATCTCGTTTTTGTTTGGCAAACAGCAGCTCATGCAGTCCGTCACGTCGTCACTTcatggtttttttcccccttagcGACCGTTGCCGTCGTACTTGCCGCTCACGTAGGCGGCGTTCTGTTGTGTGGTGTGAAGCTTCAAAACTTGCCAAGTTTGTCAAATACCCGTAAAGGTTAACTTTCAACGCGGGCCTCAATTCAAAGCTGGACGGCGGCGTATCCAAAGCACCCAAATAGACCCGATGGGACTTTCAACAAGCGTCAGATGACagagctgggggggggggggggggggaagacgaGAGAGCTGACAGGCGACGCGAATGCTGATTTCATGCTTCTCTCGTGCATATCCTTTATCAAATTGTGCTTTCACAACTACAAAATTCATTTCGACTTGTTGGacaattcattaggtacacgCGGCGAcgggaagatgactttggaaatgtagtcgGTTCCAATTCCAAGTTGACCTGTTGCAAATGGAATTGTACTGAAACTATTCCAATGACTTGATGAAATTGAAATGACTTTTCTTCAGTGGCGTCGCTTGGCTTATTTTAGGGAGCTCAAGCAACACGCACACCCTTATTTGGTATTATGTATTCATGCTGAGGTTTTGCTGTCTAAGACCGACGTACAgacccccccccctaaaataaatgtgtgtttcCAATACAATCTTCGAGGTCATGTTTGGAAAAACAACAGAACGGCACAGAatcagagagagccaatcacaagcgttggCTTTAGAAGGCGGAAGTTGATATCGAAAAAATGTAGCTAAAATTGTAATCGTGGATACGGtcgaaaacaataaataaaattacgTGCAGGGTCAGAAAATCCATCAGTATTATGGTGTGACCACCCATGTCCTCACGCAGTGCCACATATTTATCACAGCGGTGAGCGTTCGTTCTACGCTCAGTTTTGAGCGACACTGTCAGAGTCATCTTCATTTCTCAATATGCTAGTGAACGTGCCGTAGCGCTGCGCGGCATCGGAATGAGCGCTGAGAGCACGTAAGGTCTTTGGGTGGTCATTTTGTTCCGCCGAGCACAGCGCATGTATGAAGCGCAGGCCTGAACACGGTATTCCcattcaattgaataaataCGTGAATGATACagcattttcccccccccccaacaaataTAGACGTGATGAAACCAATTCCCGTCGCCGCTCCATTCGTGTCTTGTCAAAGACGTCAATGATCAGTTGCCATTTTGCGCCGCTTGAAGCGAGCAAACGTCGGCCCGCTGGAAAAGACGTGACGAAGCCTCGCCGATCCGGCCGCGCTCGTCTCCCGGGGCCGCCTCCGTATCCGCCTGTCTAATTTATAAGCCGCCGCGTCCGCTTTGATGCGGCTAGCCGCGCCGCCGTGATGTCGTGGGGAGCGGCTTCGAACGAGCCGCTCGCTAACAAGCGGCCATCACAAAAGGTCACCTGTGAAGCTGGCGTTTGTGTGATGAGCGACTGTTGATGCGCCGACGCTTTTTGAAAAAGCAGACAACCTAcatgaaaacagcaaaatgtacGCCTGCTGACAGGGAGGACCTTTCTGGCATTTCATAAGCTCGTGCTGGACCGTCGCTTAGTAACATGATTCACTTAGCAAGCCGACCGTGTACTGTATAACACAAATATTACGGCTGCAACTCACGGTTAGTTTAGCAATCCATTAATCAGTCGATTATTTTGGGGATTCGTCGACGACTCGGACAAAAGAAACGTTTTCATTTCCGTCCCTTTATTTCAAAACGAAAACGGCATTATTTCAAATAGGCaaggcagaaaataaatggattatgattcatttactggtttggtccgtaacaatTCCAAAAACGGGCAAACatattgatcattgttttccaaagtaaaaagcggatgtttgcaaatgtcttttatacatatatatatatatatatatatatatatatatatatataattaagcAAAAAACATAATCAGTTCCGCGTCCATGGGACGACAGAAATCGGCAaatgttgagaggctgaaattttaTGGATATAATTCTTTGTATGTTGTAAAGCATAAACAGAATTAGATCcataaaatacacacataatATCATGAAAAGTATGAAACCCAAGTGTAAATATGTATTCTGTTTCAATTTCCAATgatgaaagaccaaatgtgaCTGAAATGTAAACTAAATAAATTGGATTGAGGATGATTTAAGCGCTGAATACACACATTGTATTTGTCAGAGCCGTGTGTGGCGCATGCCAAAATCACGCACatccaatcccccccccccaaaaaaacatttatcataataatcatgataatactaaaatgaaggaaacacatGAACAGACTCTTCATTGTTCTGGTatttgtgcaaatgtgtgtctgCTTATAATAAGACTTGAGAGTTTCATTAttgttctatatatatatatatatatatattcatgtcTGATTCCGATAGGGACACCAAAGACACTTTATGGTGATATTATCCCATTTGTGGATTTTGGCTATTTGTGTCATTTGCTGGACGCCGGATAGCAAGGGTTCGCTGTATCAGCAATGAAGTGTCTATTATCAAGTCATATCATATCATTCGGGAAAGGACAACGGATAGCACGAGAAGCACAAAGTCCACTTTCCCCCCCTGGAAGAGTTACCGTGAGGCGAGGGCAGACGCACGATGAAGACCCTCTTACCCCGGATgccctcctcatcctccagcCCGGAAGGTCAGACCTCATTGACGACAAAGCGATTACGTACTAAGCGCTAAGCGTGTCCTTTGCTGCCTCTTCTCCGTCCTGCTCAATGGGACTGAGCATGTAAATCGGCATCAGTcttaatcttcaaaaaaaagaataacaaatGACACTGGCAGCAACAATAATCCATCAAAACTCTGctccatttttccttttttttaatgctataaACTCAGTGACCTGCAGAAATTCCATTCTCCTTCATTATTCAAGAACTCCTCATAGATTTTAcatctaaaatgaaaaaaaacttgtctGCATTGAAGGCTGCTTGCTGGGTGTTGAAACGTTCTAAGCGAACAATATGGGAAACACTTCTCACGCATACTGCATAATGGAGCCCTCTCGTTTAGCCTTGTTGGCAGATTCGCTCGTTACAGCAGACGTAATTCTTACTTTTGTCAAGAATTTTAGTCTGCTTCGTTTGCGAATACCTttaaagggcaaaaaaaaatgtctattcGGTCACGTGTGAATTCTGCGGCAGGAAAGGAAAATGTCatcaaacatcaaacaaaaagtCCTTATCTGCTGTGACCGCCGTTTGCCTCACGCAACGTAACACATTTATTGCACAGCCGTCCCTTTGTAATTCATTATCGATCACGAAACACGGCTGAAGCTTGCTATGTTCTGGGGTTGTTTCGGTAACTCCTTCACAAGgggtcttgaatctgtgcagggtatAATGAAATCTCAATGTTGCATGTTTCACAGTAAACATTTGGTTCTGTCAATGTTTTTGAGATGGTAACTGGCCGATGGTGTTATTGAATTAATGTGCTGTTAAAGTTTAGGGCTGAGTGCATTGTTACCCCGAGATTTCTGACCTGGTTTTTAGGTTTTAGAGTAAGCGATTCAAGTTGACTGTTGACattttctcttggtttttatGTGCTGAAGACAATGACTTTGGTCTTGTGACGTTGTTTGAGTTGAAGACAGTTGTTTTGCATCCTCGCAGTGATCTGCTCGAAGGTGTGACAGTGAGAGTCCAAAGGCTCGTATTCACCGACTCCGGGCACCGTGTAAAGACTGAACAGAAAGGGTCCCGAGATAGACCCCTGGGGGATCCCACAAGTCACCGCCATTCAGTCAGACCAACAGTTTCCAATTTGAACGAAGTAATTCCTGTCCTCAAGATAGCATTTGAACCATTTTAGCACAAGACGAGAACTACCAAGTCCTCTCGCCTCTGTAACACGATCACATGGTTGACTGTGTCAAACGCAGCACTCACATCAAGAACGACTCAGACTGAGAAGTTACCTGCTGCAGTGTCCAGACGGATGTCATTTGTCAGGAATTTAGTCAGTAGAAGAAAGTCAGAGAGCTATTGGTAAACCACATTCCTAAGGACTTTACCTAAAAACCTGAGATTCGATATGGGCCCAATAGTTGTTCAGCACTGTGGCATCAAGACTACACTTTTATTGTAGCGGCCCTAACGATAGAAGCTTTCGAGGTCCTGAGAAATGATCCAGGTTGTAGTGAAATACAAACGAAACGAGTAAAGTGAGCTAATAAACTGATCAGCCCAGATTTTAGAACTCGATTGAGCACGTGGATGAACTCCGTCTGGGGATGGTCTCCAAAAGCTAAGCCCAGAATGACTAGCACTGTTTATGTGAGCTTTGACTCTCCTCCAACGGCGGCGGCCTTTAACACACTCCGGGGAGCTCTCTTTGAGCTAGCAGCACAGGAAGCGAAATCCCTTCATTGAACAAAATGGCCACCACTGACAATGAAAAGCGTCCCGCTGCGGGTGGAACCTTCCTGTGCAACGAGAGGGAGGCGGGCACGAGTGAGCGATGCAAGCGAGACCACTTTGATGATCGGGTCTCGTGAGTTAGTATAGAGGATCACAAGTCAAAAAGGAGCCAAAAGTAACAAACATGAAGCAACTTCCTTTTATTTTCTCATAAATTCAGTGAGGTCAATAATGCAACACATGATCGGATCTCGAAATCCACACGAGAGGTGGACGCGCGTGGGTGGACATTCAAGCGCCGGAGATTTGCGGCTATTTCACGCACTCCGTCCCTCCCCCGACCCCCgacatgacacacacacttcctgtcTCGCTGATTGGATTCTCACAATCAGCTCATGCAAATTGGAATAGCCTGACAAGCCATCAATCACATCTAGGGGGCGCAATTTGTTGAGCGGCTCGGCGCGTGCCACTTGACACATTGTTCCGTCAATACGCTCGCAGACAATCTCATACATCTTGCAGTTagttgtgtgtctgtgcgtgtgcgtgcgtgcgtgtgtgtgtgtgtgtgtgtccgacACACATTAGGAACATTCCATTTTCATCAAATAGTGCTCCACTAACGGACGTGACGGATTGTTTTGCCATGGAACTGCTCTGTTACTTTCATGGAAGCTGACATGGATTTCCTCataatcatcatcgtcatcatcgtcatcatcatcattatcctCATCATATCACTATTTGCTTGTGAAATGACTTTCAAAATGTAGTCATTCTTATATGTCAAGACTATTATCTAAATCTAAATCTATAATCTAAAATATTCTAATTATGATAATgactatgtttttttgtttttttataaaaagataCAAATATGGAGGACTTCTCCAATCCAACGAATCACTGCTCAGTATTAAATAGAAAATCACAACGTACTAAACtgagtttgtttgttgttaggCAGAATTCAGAGGGCTCAATTATTGGAAAACAAATatcgatttttttgttgttgaaatataTACTTGCCACAATTCGGTTTCCTAGGCAACTTGGGTAAGCATGAAGCAGACAAAGGACAAGGAGATGTGGCAGAAAACAGAAGTCAAACAGAAAACCAAGaagtacacaaataaaatatcttacaAGAATACGTCACTACGCTACATGTAATATtacgcgctggagcctatcccagctatcttcgggcgagaggcggggtacgccccgaaccggtcgccagccaatcgcagggcgacAAATAAAATATGATATATGAATATGTCACGAAACCGTATtcaataataaatcagaaaGCCCTAGAAAATGGTATGTttgcttgttgctaggcagaatgcAGAGGGTGCAACTATGAGTGACTTAGTCTAATAAAAATGCGCAGAAGGATCCACGAGGAAGAAAAAGGATCTGGCAGGAGCAAACGTGCAGAAAGGAAAACTAGCACAAAAGTCTATCACTATCAAATACTATTTTTCATTGGtttatttacttactttttATGTACAGGAGTTGCAAATGTAAGGAGATGCAATAAGTAAGTCGTTTGGTAGGTAgatgatgtggtatgctttggatgaGGAAATATTCCTTTCCAtcaacaaatatatacagtattgtgcatactagatagatagatagatagatagatagatagatagatagatagatagatagatagatagatagatagatagatagatagatagatagatagatagatagatagatagatagatagatagatagatagatagatagatagatagatggcaAGGTGTGATTGTTGCTGTTAACTTGAGCGATTTTTGTTGAAAATCGAATGCAAAATGTCCGCCTGTCCGTTCCCTCCGCTGTGCGTGCGATGACAAAGCGTTGCCAGCAgccgtgggggaaaaaaataaaaaaaatcaaataaaaagtgaGCGCGGCCCCGATATGGAGCGAGGCCGCCATGATTGCCGCCTGCCGTGGAGTCCACGCCGCTCAGTCAGTCTCCTAACGACAGAGCGGAAAACCTGCTCGCCCCGTCCCGGAGGCCATTTTGAGGCGGAACAGAACAACGACGGCCTGCGGCCTCCTCTGCTGGATTGCTACTCGAGAACGACGGCTGCGAAAGGGAAATCAGCGCCGGGCCCAAGGCGCATATTTtacatggataaaaaaaaaaaaaaaaaagtcacaaaaagtatacgtGCTGAAATAATGATTGGATTGGAATTGGTTGATTGTGTCAACAAAAATCAGTCCATATATACACGAGGACAAGACCAAACCTtaaggcttctgctagaaagtaaagaaaatgtcagggaaagcctactagaacatctccACTTTATTTGGGGTGCGCGagaagcactttaaatggcgACTCTCGATTAaccagtttgaatgtgatttgttcaTTCCGGACACGGCCGCACCCCCAGTtagaagagggtgtgcacacttgtgcaaccacattatctccgtTGTTTACTTGCCTTCTCAGAAAGCTTTCCCTTTTTTTCAGTTGAGAGCGAGAGAGGCAGAAAAATAagttccatttttcatttgtggttgtatttattttgtacaattttgatgtttcattttactttattttgtcaagtttCTCCTTATTTGTGTAGTCGTGCTGTGAATTGAACATCGAATtacatgtatttctttttcaaatgtaataaggggtaaacaatatatatatgtatataataataaataaatgtgtatgaTATAATGATGTTGAAATAGTACTTTCAATGGAcaaatttgtattaaaaagatagttttgtacagtataagaacagggaaaaaacatttctcatcccagtgggaaaatatttttttacagtacccAGACTGTACACCAGGGGTCAGCaacctttttttaatctgaaaacGATTTCTTTTTGTGTAGCACTttggaaataacacatttgctcaaaATACCGTCACTTATGCTATTGTTAATGattaatgaaatattttcccGTGAAGACACAGATGTCCGACCACTATCCGCGGGCAACACAGCAAGTATACCtgggaaatcacaatgtcccactCCGATGTTTTTTGTGCTCCTCATCGGGTCGGTGAGGGCCACCTGGCGCCCCCTGTCGCACGCCATTGGAAAAGCGTTTCTGCAGCATGCTAACGCTAGATGGCAGCCGTGTTCCCAAAAGGGCTTTCGGAGAGCAAgaaaaggaggaaggaggagggagagggaggaggagaaaatggaggaggaggaggaagtggaaGAAAAAGGAGTACAAGAGAGTGTGTCGTGTCTGACGAACATTCTTTGAATGCAGCTTCTGGCAACTTGTTCTCAAGCAAGTTTCTCCTTCAGGTTTGTATCAGTTGAGCGGTCGAAGTTTGTCTTAACTTTTCAGCGTTCACTTTGACAAGCtgcgctcgtgtgtgtgtgtgtgtgtgtgcgcgcgcgcgtgcgcgcgcgtttGTCAGGCCAAGGGCGTGTGCGTTGTGTTGAGATGCAGCCGAGCAGCAGCAGCGAGATGTGGGAAAGTTGGAGTGCGGTGACCAACCAAGTGTGCAACGACCCCAAGGTAAGGAAACGTTATACACAAATATTATACCCTAGTACTTACCAGTGGTGGCAAGTAGTAACTCTGTAGTTAACACCAGAGGCCCAAAATTCTACTCTGTTAATATGACTTGAGTCAAAGtaggtgggggggaaaaaacgcaTCCATTTTCAAATGGTAGTACTTCttctaaaacaataacaaatgaaatcgttgtaaaataacaaaatgaacttGGAGACATGGTGAACGAGTGCGAAAAGATTGCTTGCTTGTAGGCTGCAATGCAGACATTTTTATGACGGAAACGGAGATGTGACGTGAGGCCGGCAGTGTTCCGCCGTTGTTTCTGCCGCAGTTCGCGTCAGTTGGTCACTGTGAACACTTGCCTTCTCCGTGGGGCTGCGGTCACGTGACGGCCCGGCTCCGTCTGGTTGGTCCAAGGAAGTCGACCGTCGCTCGTGGTCACGTTGCCACAACGCCCCCGGGCGCAAGTCCGAAACTCGGACAAAGATCGGACGAAATACGAGTCGCGAGAAAAGTAGTTCGTGAGGTAGCGAGCTCGATGTAATAGAgtaaaagcaacattttccttCACCAAAATAATCAAGTAAAAGTCGAAAGTATGTGGTATTAATAAGTACACTTTCTCCCAAGAATTACCCGACAAGAAAATGTGACGGAGGAAACGAATGGAGCGCATTCCTGCTCTGATGGCGACTTTACGTCCTCTTTATTGTTCTGACGACTTTTGCGGCTTTTGGTACGAAAGTCGGTTTCACCGAAGGCGGCCACGTTGGAGCCTAACGCTGTTGAACCGAACGCGCCTCCACAGGTGACCCTGCTGATGAACTCGAGAGCGGTCCGCTACCTGAACGGGCACCCGCTGCTGGCGCTGGCCGCCATGTTCTTCTGCGCCGCGGCCGCGGTGCCCGTGGCGCTCTTCCTGCTTTTTGCTGTCGCCACGCTCGTCGTGTCAGCTGTCGGCTTTGTTATCTTGGAAGGTAAACAAACCGTGTGTCAAATTGGGAAGTATTTTTACGTATTTAGTTGTCATTTTTTGTCAGGTcgatattatttttcattttggtttttttttctactcaaAATTCCATgtgattttcatcattttggaATTTTAGGTTTTAactaaacatatttttttccttcatttcgttcaatttgtattttcaaGAA
This Phycodurus eques isolate BA_2022a chromosome 16, UOR_Pequ_1.1, whole genome shotgun sequence DNA region includes the following protein-coding sequences:
- the LOC133415020 gene encoding lipid droplet assembly factor 1-like produces the protein MQPSSSSEMWESWSAVTNQVCNDPKVTLLMNSRAVRYLNGHPLLALAAMFFCAAAAVPVALFLLFAVATLVVSAVGFVILEGFLLSAAAVSLLCALSGAAFFSLAASAVFAAFYAAVSNILNYYYKHLTKAAKEYEKDDDGDETTPDNTTQ